Proteins encoded together in one Janthinobacterium tructae window:
- a CDS encoding HAD-IIIA family hydrolase, with protein sequence MARKQFDLIVFDWDGTLIDSTSTIVKCIQASAKDLGLPIPTELLASHVIGLGLQEAMQLVMPDVEPKYHARMAERYRYHYLSRDHELTLFPGVQEMLQELSQQAYFLAVATGKSRVGLNRSLNAVKLLSLFDATRCADETFSKPHPAMLQELTRELGQDMRRTVMIGDTSHDLLMASNAGAAGIAVEYGAHPVEQLQACKPLYSAATVADLHQWLSEHA encoded by the coding sequence ATGGCAAGAAAGCAATTTGATCTGATCGTCTTCGATTGGGACGGTACCCTGATAGACAGTACCTCGACCATCGTCAAGTGCATCCAGGCGTCGGCCAAAGACCTGGGCTTGCCAATTCCCACCGAGTTGCTGGCCTCGCATGTGATCGGCCTGGGCTTGCAGGAAGCGATGCAGCTGGTGATGCCCGATGTGGAGCCGAAATACCATGCGCGCATGGCCGAACGCTACCGCTATCACTATCTGTCGCGCGACCATGAGCTGACCCTGTTTCCCGGCGTGCAAGAAATGCTGCAGGAACTCTCGCAGCAAGCGTACTTTCTGGCCGTCGCCACGGGCAAGAGCCGTGTCGGCCTGAACCGTTCGCTGAATGCCGTCAAGCTGCTGTCGCTGTTCGATGCGACGCGCTGCGCCGATGAAACGTTTTCCAAGCCCCATCCGGCCATGCTGCAGGAGCTGACGCGCGAATTGGGGCAGGATATGCGTCGCACCGTGATGATCGGCGACACCAGTCATGATTTGTTGATGGCAAGCAATGCAGGCGCGGCCGGTATTGCCGTAGAGTATGGGGCGCATCCGGTGGAGCAGTTGCAGGCTTGTAAGCCCCTGTATTCGGCCGCCACGGTGGCCGATCTGCACCAATGGCTGAGCGAGCACGCATGA
- a CDS encoding RluA family pseudouridine synthase produces the protein MKSQNDVVPPSTPPVQPQAQFVTIAEEEAGQRIDNYLLRVCKGVPKSHIYRILRSGEVRVNKGRIDQLYRLAAGDVVRIPPVRVAEKAPTGAPAAEFKIIFEDAQLLVIDKPAGVAVHGGSGVSFGVIEQLRASRPDAKFLELVHRLDRDTSGLLLLAKKRTALTNLHEQMRDGLTDKRYLVLVAGDWKNARQHIKLPLHKYTTAEGERRVAVQADGLASHTVFSLLHKYHNFALLEAELKTGRTHQIRVHLSSSGFPIAGDDKYGDFALNRALLKADSTRGALKRMFLHAHQITFTHPETGKTMTLNAPLAAECERFLVSLGKPLAVAAR, from the coding sequence ATGAAGAGTCAAAATGATGTTGTTCCCCCTTCAACACCCCCGGTTCAGCCGCAAGCCCAATTCGTAACGATCGCCGAAGAAGAAGCAGGCCAGCGCATCGACAACTACTTATTAAGAGTGTGCAAGGGAGTGCCTAAAAGCCACATCTACCGGATCTTGCGATCGGGAGAAGTGCGGGTTAATAAAGGCCGTATCGATCAGCTGTACCGTCTCGCCGCCGGCGACGTGGTGCGCATTCCACCCGTGCGCGTGGCCGAAAAGGCGCCCACGGGCGCGCCGGCCGCCGAATTCAAGATCATCTTCGAAGATGCGCAGCTGCTCGTCATCGACAAGCCGGCCGGCGTGGCCGTGCATGGCGGCTCGGGCGTCTCGTTCGGCGTGATCGAGCAATTGCGCGCCTCGCGCCCCGACGCCAAGTTCCTGGAACTGGTGCACCGCCTGGACCGCGACACGTCCGGCTTGCTGTTGCTGGCAAAGAAGCGCACGGCGCTGACGAATTTGCACGAGCAGATGCGCGACGGCCTCACGGACAAGCGCTACCTGGTGCTGGTGGCCGGTGACTGGAAGAATGCGCGCCAGCATATCAAGCTGCCGCTGCATAAATATACGACGGCCGAAGGCGAGCGCCGGGTGGCCGTGCAGGCCGATGGCCTGGCGTCGCACACGGTGTTTTCACTGTTGCATAAATATCACAACTTCGCCTTGCTGGAAGCGGAATTGAAGACGGGACGCACGCACCAGATCCGCGTGCATCTGTCCTCGTCCGGTTTCCCCATCGCGGGCGACGATAAATATGGCGACTTTGCCCTCAACCGTGCCTTGTTGAAAGCCGACAGCACGCGCGGCGCCCTGAAGCGCATGTTCCTGCACGCGCACCAGATTACGTTTACGCATCCGGAGACGGGCAAGACGATGACGCTGAATGCGCCGCTGGCTGCCGAATGCGAGCGTTTCTTGGTAAGCTTGGGCAAACCATTGGCCGTTGCCGCACGATAG
- a CDS encoding Rieske (2Fe-2S) protein: MMSDVVEVLICAADALADGGKGVRFPVSAGGEATTGFVVRHGGKAYGYLNRCAHVPIELDWAEGEFFESSGLYLMCSTHGAIYVPESGYCAGGPCKGGRLRPIPVSERDGQLYWQPDEYVQPLPA, translated from the coding sequence ATGATGAGCGATGTTGTGGAAGTGTTGATTTGTGCCGCCGACGCGCTGGCCGATGGCGGCAAGGGCGTGCGCTTTCCCGTCTCGGCCGGTGGTGAAGCGACCACCGGCTTTGTCGTGCGCCACGGCGGCAAGGCGTATGGCTACCTGAACCGTTGCGCCCATGTACCGATCGAACTGGACTGGGCCGAGGGCGAGTTTTTCGAGTCCAGCGGCTTGTACCTGATGTGTTCGACGCATGGCGCCATCTATGTGCCGGAGAGCGGCTACTGCGCGGGCGGTCCCTGCAAGGGCGGCCGCTTGCGCCCGATTCCCGTGAGCGAGCGCGATGGCCAGCTGTACTGGCAACCCGATGAGTATGTCCAGCCGCTGCCGGCCTGA